One segment of Cydia fagiglandana chromosome 12, ilCydFagi1.1, whole genome shotgun sequence DNA contains the following:
- the LOC134669254 gene encoding uncharacterized protein LOC134669254: protein MGNKQLNKKKTSRKRQLGRFQQTMELTKRRKLDNFTAEHDTTSLDYIELQNMEMESPISSTTDIQSNDEATGSNILNPHIAQVDDTYRVPSLLEEEDTHELQISFNVEEELPDKTVGRRIVAVSYHSIRFLTFYSIKDCMETIYINAIFH from the exons ATGGGTAACAAGCAATTGAATAAAAAGAAGACATCTCGAAAAAGACAACTCGGAAGATTCCAACAAACAATGGAACTAAC GAAAAGAAGAAAATTGGATAATTTCACAGCCGAACATGATACTACATCTTTAGACTACATCGA ACTGCAAAATATGGAAATGGAATCTCCGATTTCATCAACCACTGACATTCAAAGTAACGA TGAGGCGACCGGCTCAAACATTTTGAACCCACACATTgcacaggtggatgacacttatCGGGTTCCTAGTCTATTAGAGGAAGAAGATACCCATGAG ttacaAATATCGTTCAATGTGGAAGAAGAGCTTCCTGACAAAACCGTCGGTCGAAGAATTGTCGCAGTTAGTTACCATTCGATTCGATTCCTCACattttattcaataaaagaTTGTATGGAAACTATatacataaacgcaatatttcactGA